In Bacteroidota bacterium, a single window of DNA contains:
- a CDS encoding response regulator transcription factor, with amino-acid sequence MNPQYKAIVIDDEPAARRLMKSLLAEYKDVVEVIDEAGNGGEALEKIERLKPDLIFLDIQMPDFTGFEVIEKLIHKPNIIFTTAYEQYAIKAFETFSIDYLLKPIKEERLEQSIFKLKQFGKVNSQIDVPGLQEIISQLKAPQKATALPIKTGDRIILIRFENISYLEAQDKYVFVFTTDGQKHLTDQTLSILEEKLPAGFYRIQKSYIINKEKIREMHKHFNGRFLFVMDDKSGTRLTSGRTYYDHIKVEFGI; translated from the coding sequence ATGAACCCACAGTATAAAGCCATTGTGATAGATGATGAGCCGGCTGCAAGACGATTGATGAAAAGTCTGCTTGCAGAATATAAAGATGTGGTGGAAGTAATAGATGAGGCCGGTAATGGGGGAGAGGCATTGGAAAAAATTGAACGATTAAAACCTGATCTGATCTTTTTAGATATACAAATGCCCGACTTTACAGGGTTTGAAGTGATTGAGAAATTAATTCATAAACCCAATATCATTTTTACAACGGCGTATGAACAATATGCGATCAAAGCATTTGAAACATTTTCTATTGACTATTTATTAAAGCCGATCAAAGAAGAAAGACTGGAGCAAAGTATTTTTAAACTCAAGCAATTTGGAAAAGTAAACTCACAGATAGATGTACCTGGCTTGCAGGAGATAATTAGTCAATTAAAGGCCCCTCAAAAAGCAACTGCCCTGCCAATTAAGACCGGGGATCGGATCATTCTGATCAGGTTTGAGAATATTAGTTATCTGGAAGCCCAGGATAAGTATGTTTTTGTCTTTACAACAGATGGCCAAAAGCATCTGACAGACCAGACTTTGAGCATTCTGGAGGAAAAACTTCCAGCCGGGTTTTACCGGATACAGAAATCATACATTATTAATAAGGAGAAGATCCGGGAGATGCACAAGCATTTTAATGGCCGTTTCCTTTTTGTAATGGATGATAAATCAGGCACTCGCCTAACCTCAGGTAGAACCTATTATGATCATATAAAGGTTGAGTTTGGCATTTAA
- a CDS encoding type B 50S ribosomal protein L31, producing MKQDIHPKAYRLVVFKDMSNSHSFLSRSTAASKETVKWEDGNEYPLVKLEISNTSHPFFTGKNMLVDTAGRIDKFKKKYAKKD from the coding sequence ATGAAACAGGATATTCATCCAAAAGCCTACCGTTTAGTGGTTTTTAAAGATATGAGTAACAGTCACAGCTTTCTGAGCCGGTCTACTGCTGCTTCAAAAGAAACAGTAAAGTGGGAAGATGGTAATGAATACCCGCTGGTAAAATTGGAGATTTCCAATACATCACACCCGTTTTTTACTGGCAAAAATATGCTGGTTGATACGGCAGGTCGTATCGACAAATTCAAAAAGAAATACGCAAAGAAAGATTAA
- a CDS encoding TonB-dependent receptor, whose protein sequence is MRKPTVLLAGLLFCTLVFAQNKIGKISGLVTDDSQKPLQSVSVSLLRAKDSVLVKIAVTDKEGKYEFENISDGKFLLSVSSIGFTKTIGSSIEISSSHSSIKAETIKLVAEAKGMDAVTVVAKKPFIETKIDKTVVNVDASPTSAGASALEILEKSPGITVDNDGNINLRGKQGVIVMMDGKQTFLSPLDLANLLRNTPASALDQIEIMTNPSSKYDAAGNSGIINIKTKKGKNNGFNGSVMVGATASFHKPEKSLYVFPKSQNSFNFNWRKNKINLFGNYNPNYFRGQNYLTLDSKFLDENGNVTGYNFTETKFKFGNANHTVKLGLDWDITKKDIVGIVVSGFTFKGHPTPVSVADLVDENGVLESKMITNIDNDLKFKNATLNLNWKHTFDSTGRELTADFDYVTYRNVSDMLLTTDYYNNNIEKVGGSFLRGHLPAEIDIYTFKSDYTHPLKKGKIEAGIKTSFVKNDNLVNYERMVGGNWETDVIRSNHFIYDENINAAYVNYSRELKKWTIQAGLRLENTVANGNQVVTNQKFRRDTTNLFPTAFVSYKINAKNSMTVAYGRRIMRPNYQDLNPFTYFLDTLSYRQGNIYLRPQYTHNIDLTHSFNGKFITTLNFNTTDDIISQIVKQEPNSKIRFLTVDNVASFRNIGISITAPITVAKWWNANVFTNVYNNRYKGVYDTFDIDMSYTTFTINITNSYTFKKGWTGEISGFYRHKALNGLTKMEAVYQMSLGVQKQIMKGKGTLRLNVRDPFAWQVFEGRNEYGLISGGFRARPDVRQVSTSFTWRFGKNGQQNQTRRRNASSQDEQNRVGQGGQ, encoded by the coding sequence ATGCGTAAACCAACTGTCCTCCTTGCAGGATTATTATTCTGCACACTTGTATTTGCCCAGAATAAGATTGGAAAAATTTCCGGGCTTGTCACTGACGATTCCCAAAAACCTTTACAATCAGTTTCCGTGTCATTGCTTCGGGCAAAGGATTCAGTATTGGTGAAAATTGCTGTTACTGATAAAGAAGGGAAATATGAATTCGAAAATATCAGTGATGGAAAATTCCTGCTTTCTGTATCGTCAATTGGATTTACGAAAACAATTGGTTCATCAATTGAAATTTCATCTAGCCATTCTTCAATAAAGGCTGAAACCATTAAACTCGTAGCAGAGGCAAAAGGAATGGATGCAGTGACGGTTGTTGCCAAAAAACCATTCATTGAAACCAAGATTGATAAAACAGTGGTCAATGTAGACGCATCACCGACCAGCGCCGGTGCTTCAGCGTTGGAAATATTGGAAAAATCGCCAGGCATTACAGTAGATAATGATGGTAACATCAATTTGCGGGGTAAGCAGGGTGTAATTGTAATGATGGATGGTAAGCAAACTTTTTTATCGCCCCTTGACCTTGCCAACCTGCTGCGAAATACACCGGCTTCGGCGCTTGACCAAATAGAAATAATGACCAATCCTTCTTCAAAGTATGATGCAGCCGGTAATTCAGGTATTATAAATATCAAAACAAAGAAGGGAAAGAATAATGGCTTTAACGGTAGTGTAATGGTGGGAGCAACGGCAAGTTTTCATAAGCCAGAGAAGTCCCTGTATGTTTTCCCTAAGTCGCAGAACAGTTTCAATTTTAACTGGAGAAAGAATAAGATCAATCTCTTTGGAAATTATAATCCCAACTACTTCCGTGGGCAAAATTACCTGACGCTTGACAGTAAGTTTTTGGATGAGAACGGAAATGTAACGGGTTATAACTTTACTGAGACCAAGTTTAAATTTGGAAACGCTAATCATACTGTAAAACTTGGGCTTGATTGGGATATTACTAAAAAAGATATTGTGGGTATAGTAGTAAGCGGGTTTACATTCAAAGGCCACCCGACACCGGTTTCAGTAGCCGACCTGGTAGATGAAAATGGGGTGTTGGAGAGCAAGATGATTACAAATATTGATAATGACTTGAAGTTTAAGAATGCTACACTTAACCTCAACTGGAAACACACATTTGATTCAACAGGCAGAGAGCTTACGGCTGACTTTGATTATGTGACTTACAGGAATGTTTCCGATATGCTTCTGACAACTGATTATTATAATAACAACATAGAAAAAGTTGGTGGATCCTTTTTAAGAGGTCATTTACCTGCTGAGATCGATATCTATACTTTTAAAAGTGATTATACACATCCTTTGAAAAAAGGAAAGATAGAAGCTGGAATAAAAACAAGTTTCGTTAAAAATGATAACCTTGTTAATTATGAAAGAATGGTTGGTGGCAACTGGGAAACAGATGTAATACGATCCAATCATTTTATCTATGATGAAAATATCAATGCTGCTTATGTGAATTACAGCCGTGAATTAAAAAAGTGGACGATACAGGCTGGCTTGCGGCTGGAAAATACAGTTGCTAATGGTAATCAGGTAGTGACCAATCAAAAGTTCAGAAGGGACACTACCAATTTATTTCCCACTGCATTTGTAAGCTATAAAATAAATGCTAAGAACTCAATGACCGTAGCTTATGGCCGGCGTATAATGAGACCCAATTACCAGGATCTTAACCCTTTTACTTATTTCCTGGATACACTTTCTTACAGGCAGGGGAATATATATTTGCGTCCGCAATACACTCATAACATTGACCTTACTCATAGCTTTAATGGCAAATTTATTACAACCCTAAACTTTAATACAACAGATGATATCATTTCTCAAATAGTGAAACAAGAGCCGAATAGCAAAATAAGATTCCTTACAGTTGATAATGTAGCCAGCTTCAGGAACATAGGAATTTCTATCACCGCACCAATTACTGTTGCTAAATGGTGGAATGCAAATGTCTTTACGAATGTGTACAATAATCGTTACAAAGGAGTGTATGACACATTCGATATAGATATGTCATATACCACATTTACTATAAATATTACGAACAGCTATACTTTTAAAAAAGGATGGACCGGCGAGATTAGTGGATTTTACAGACATAAAGCATTAAATGGTCTTACAAAAATGGAGGCAGTATATCAAATGAGCCTGGGTGTGCAAAAGCAAATAATGAAAGGCAAGGGTACATTACGTTTAAATGTTCGTGATCCCTTTGCATGGCAGGTATTTGAAGGAAGAAATGAGTATGGGTTAATAAGCGGAGGCTTCCGTGCCCGGCCGGATGTGCGCCAGGTTTCTACCAGCTTCACATGGCGCTTTGGTAAAAATGGCCAGCAAAACCAAACCCGGCGCCGCAATGCAAGTTCGCAGGATGAACAGAACAGGGTAGGGCAGGGCGGACAATAA
- a CDS encoding YajQ family cyclic di-GMP-binding protein — translation MPSFDITSKVDAQALDNAVNVTLKELTNRFDFKGTHVAMDLNKKDFKISLETEDDMKMRQLCDVLMNRAHKQGIDPMAFDFSKEGFQSGKIWKKEVTVRNGLPQEDAKKIVKLVKDSGLKVQASINDDLVRIQGKKIDDLQAVIQLCKTANLQFPLQYVNMRD, via the coding sequence ATGCCTTCATTTGATATTACTTCAAAAGTAGATGCGCAAGCATTGGACAATGCTGTGAATGTAACCTTGAAAGAACTTACTAATAGGTTTGACTTTAAAGGAACCCATGTGGCGATGGATTTAAATAAGAAAGATTTTAAGATCAGTCTCGAAACAGAAGATGACATGAAGATGCGCCAGCTTTGTGATGTGCTGATGAACCGTGCCCATAAACAAGGTATCGATCCGATGGCTTTTGATTTTTCAAAAGAAGGCTTTCAAAGTGGTAAGATTTGGAAAAAGGAAGTAACAGTGAGAAACGGGTTGCCACAGGAAGATGCAAAGAAGATAGTGAAGCTGGTAAAAGACTCAGGATTGAAGGTACAGGCATCCATAAATGATGACCTGGTAAGGATCCAGGGTAAAAAAATCGACGACTTACAGGCCGTGATCCAACTATGCAAAACAGCCAATCTCCAATTTCCTTTACAATATGTAAATATGAGAGATTGA
- a CDS encoding Inward rectifier potassium channel Irk, whose translation MAILKRFNTRAKAVNDTGFGVNSNDSGGRFVNRDGHPNVAKRGIPILERYSWFHSMLALSRWKFLFLIMLAYIIINIFFGLVYTIIGVESLGGVVKGTAFHNFLESFFFSLQTYTTVGYGRISPIGYLTSFIAAFEAFLGLMTFALATGLMYARFSRPNAYLKFSSIAVIAPYKNGSALMFRFVPFKNNYLTDAEVKVSLAMKPEENGSLTNRFFNLQLELSKINALALSWTIVHAIDETSPLYGMSADDIKNTFMEVMVFVKAFDEAYSNTVLARTSYTNSEIVFGAKFKIMYHPDSNSQKTILQIDELDDIERKELPVLAAAGN comes from the coding sequence ATGGCTATATTGAAAAGATTTAACACCCGTGCAAAAGCAGTTAATGATACCGGCTTTGGTGTAAACAGTAATGACAGCGGAGGCAGATTTGTAAACAGGGATGGGCATCCCAATGTTGCTAAAAGGGGTATTCCTATTCTTGAACGTTACAGCTGGTTTCATAGCATGCTTGCACTGTCCCGATGGAAATTTCTTTTCTTAATTATGCTTGCGTATATCATTATAAATATTTTCTTCGGGCTTGTATACACAATTATAGGTGTGGAAAGTTTAGGTGGAGTTGTAAAAGGAACAGCCTTTCATAATTTTCTTGAATCATTCTTCTTTAGTTTGCAGACCTACACTACGGTTGGTTACGGAAGAATAAGTCCGATTGGTTATCTCACCAGTTTTATTGCCGCCTTCGAAGCATTCTTAGGGTTGATGACCTTTGCATTAGCCACTGGTTTGATGTATGCCCGGTTTTCAAGACCCAATGCCTATCTTAAATTCAGCAGTATTGCTGTTATTGCTCCCTATAAAAACGGATCGGCTCTGATGTTTCGGTTTGTTCCTTTTAAAAACAATTACCTGACCGATGCTGAAGTAAAAGTTTCGCTGGCAATGAAACCGGAAGAAAATGGGAGCTTAACTAACCGATTCTTTAATCTTCAGCTGGAGTTATCAAAGATCAATGCATTAGCATTGAGCTGGACAATTGTACATGCTATTGATGAAACCAGTCCTTTGTATGGCATGTCCGCAGATGATATTAAGAATACATTTATGGAAGTGATGGTTTTTGTAAAGGCTTTTGATGAAGCTTATTCAAACACTGTTCTCGCAAGAACTTCCTATACCAATTCTGAAATCGTTTTCGGTGCTAAATTCAAGATTATGTACCACCCCGACAGCAATAGCCAGAAAACCATTCTTCAAATAGATGAATTGGATGATATAGAAAGAAAAGAATTACCCGTGCTGGCTGCTGCGGGTAACTGA
- a CDS encoding triose-phosphate isomerase, which translates to MRKQIAAANWKMNLTYQQAEKLLDQILDAEIEMKQDQLSVFAVPYPYLIMAKSDVEEQKNYVVAAQNCYSKKSGAYTGEVSVEMLRSININYCVIGHSERREYFAESNAMLADKVNLCLEYNIIPIFCCGEPLAIREAGTQNEYVAVQLKESLFHLPAEKMKGFVIAYEPIWAIGTGKTATTEQAQEMHAHLRAIIAGQYNSEVAESVSILYGGSVKAGNAREIFSCKDVDGGLVGGASLVAADFIEIMKSLKK; encoded by the coding sequence ATGAGAAAGCAAATAGCAGCAGCAAACTGGAAAATGAATCTTACCTATCAGCAGGCAGAAAAATTGTTAGATCAAATACTGGATGCGGAAATTGAAATGAAACAAGATCAGCTTTCTGTTTTTGCTGTTCCTTATCCTTACCTGATAATGGCAAAAAGTGATGTAGAAGAACAAAAGAACTATGTTGTAGCTGCACAAAACTGTTATAGCAAAAAATCTGGGGCCTATACAGGTGAAGTGTCGGTTGAGATGCTGCGTTCTATTAACATTAATTACTGTGTGATTGGCCATAGCGAACGTCGTGAATATTTTGCGGAAAGCAATGCGATGCTTGCTGATAAAGTGAATTTATGCCTCGAGTATAATATTATCCCAATCTTCTGCTGTGGCGAACCTTTAGCAATTCGTGAAGCAGGTACACAAAATGAATATGTAGCTGTTCAATTAAAGGAATCCCTCTTTCATCTTCCGGCGGAAAAAATGAAAGGATTTGTTATTGCCTACGAACCCATTTGGGCTATTGGCACCGGTAAAACAGCTACAACCGAACAGGCACAGGAAATGCATGCACACCTAAGGGCAATTATTGCCGGGCAATACAATTCAGAGGTGGCTGAAAGCGTTTCAATATTATATGGCGGCAGTGTAAAGGCGGGTAATGCAAGGGAAATTTTCAGTTGCAAAGATGTGGATGGAGGATTGGTGGGTGGTGCTTCGCTCGTGGCTGCCGATTTTATTGAAATAATGAAGTCACTAAAGAAGTAA
- a CDS encoding aminotransferase class I/II-fold pyridoxal phosphate-dependent enzyme: MIIDFRSDTVTKPSPGMLEAMMKAPVGDDVFGEDTSINELETMAAKMFGMEAALFCPSGTMTNQIGIKCHTQPGDEVICDESAHVYQYEGGGIAFNSGASVKLLYGDRGRITAEQVKTSINPDDNHKPRTSLVCLENTSNRGGGSCYDFSEIKKIKQVCAENNLALHLDGARLWNAMITKKETAIQYGEIFDSISICLSKSLGCPIGSLLLGKKDLIKKARRVRKVFGGGMRQGGFLAAAGIYALQNNIERLAEDHLNAKQIADAIAKKDFVKQLLPVETNIIIFELHDNTAPTMVSKLAEKNILCYAIAPNRIRLVLHLDITEQMVSKTIDTFQSL, from the coding sequence ATGATAATTGATTTCAGATCGGATACTGTCACAAAACCTTCACCCGGAATGCTGGAAGCCATGATGAAAGCACCGGTTGGTGATGATGTATTTGGAGAGGATACATCGATAAATGAGCTGGAAACAATGGCTGCAAAAATGTTCGGAATGGAAGCAGCGCTGTTTTGTCCCTCGGGGACAATGACAAACCAGATTGGTATTAAATGCCATACTCAACCCGGGGATGAAGTGATTTGTGATGAATCAGCACATGTTTACCAATATGAAGGTGGTGGTATCGCATTTAATTCGGGTGCATCTGTAAAGTTGTTATATGGTGACCGGGGAAGAATAACTGCAGAACAGGTAAAAACTTCGATCAACCCGGACGATAATCATAAACCAAGGACAAGTTTAGTTTGCCTGGAAAATACCAGCAACCGTGGAGGCGGGAGCTGTTATGATTTCAGTGAAATAAAAAAGATAAAACAAGTTTGCGCCGAAAATAATCTTGCCCTTCATTTAGATGGAGCAAGATTGTGGAATGCAATGATCACAAAAAAAGAAACTGCAATTCAGTATGGTGAAATATTTGACAGCATCTCGATTTGTTTAAGTAAAAGTTTAGGCTGCCCCATTGGTAGTTTATTGCTGGGCAAAAAAGATCTGATAAAAAAAGCAAGACGTGTACGAAAAGTTTTTGGTGGCGGAATGAGACAGGGTGGTTTTTTAGCAGCAGCCGGCATATATGCATTGCAAAATAATATTGAAAGGCTGGCGGAAGATCACTTAAATGCAAAACAGATAGCAGATGCGATCGCAAAGAAGGATTTTGTAAAACAATTGTTGCCTGTTGAAACGAATATTATCATATTTGAATTACATGATAATACTGCTCCCACGATGGTGAGTAAGCTTGCTGAAAAAAATATTTTATGCTATGCAATAGCGCCTAACAGGATAAGACTTGTGCTGCATCTTGACATTACTGAACAGATGGTTTCAAAAACAATAGATACATTTCAATCGTTGTAA
- a CDS encoding glucose-1-phosphate thymidylyltransferase codes for MNKIIFTEEFCQPENLYPFTLTRQIQDIRVGILTIREKWERMLGMSSYDRKEDDYKDLDRSIHLSDIADDDTCFMIHGNVLPTPQLIRTIKQLKNGEFISAKGTTGIVFRFTKKEITGKHKVKVTKSVDFDGEVKTIHYPWDIFHLNDWAIRHDFLLLKGKRKSQRISKTNKVSSPLQVFIEKGAKVEHAIINASTGPVYIGAGAEVMDGCLIRGPFALGENACLKMGSKIYGAVSLGPSSVCGGEIKNSVVFGFSNKAHDGYLGDSIIGEWCNLGAGTTNSNMKNNASDVRVWTPKGELNVGRKCGVMMGDYTHTSINTSINTGTVIGVCANVFGAGLTPKYIPSFAWGSDGVNRYDFEKALLDIEDWKKMKGKSLEQNEKKILKHIFQNF; via the coding sequence ATGAACAAAATCATTTTCACAGAAGAATTCTGCCAACCGGAAAACCTCTACCCGTTTACATTGACGCGGCAGATACAGGACATACGTGTCGGTATTCTTACTATTAGAGAAAAATGGGAACGAATGTTGGGTATGTCTTCATATGACCGAAAGGAAGATGACTATAAAGATCTCGACCGGAGCATTCATCTTTCTGACATAGCAGATGATGATACCTGTTTTATGATTCATGGCAATGTTTTGCCAACCCCACAACTAATTCGTACGATCAAACAGCTGAAGAATGGTGAATTTATTTCAGCGAAAGGAACTACTGGCATTGTTTTCAGGTTTACAAAAAAAGAAATAACAGGAAAGCATAAAGTGAAAGTGACGAAGTCAGTTGATTTTGATGGTGAAGTAAAAACGATCCATTATCCATGGGATATTTTTCATTTGAATGATTGGGCAATACGCCACGATTTTTTATTACTAAAGGGAAAAAGAAAATCACAACGCATTTCCAAAACAAATAAAGTAAGCAGTCCTTTACAGGTTTTTATTGAAAAAGGCGCAAAGGTTGAGCATGCTATTATCAATGCATCCACTGGTCCTGTATATATCGGTGCCGGTGCAGAAGTAATGGATGGCTGTTTGATCCGAGGGCCATTTGCATTGGGAGAAAATGCCTGCTTGAAAATGGGTTCTAAAATTTATGGAGCTGTTTCTCTAGGGCCATCTTCAGTATGCGGTGGTGAAATAAAGAACTCAGTAGTATTTGGATTTAGTAACAAAGCCCATGATGGTTATTTAGGTGATTCAATAATAGGTGAGTGGTGTAATTTGGGGGCCGGCACTACAAATTCAAATATGAAGAATAATGCCAGCGATGTAAGAGTGTGGACGCCGAAAGGTGAGTTGAATGTGGGAAGAAAATGTGGCGTAATGATGGGTGATTACACACATACTTCAATTAATACTTCTATCAACACAGGAACGGTAATCGGTGTTTGCGCTAATGTATTTGGAGCAGGACTCACTCCCAAGTATATACCTTCTTTTGCATGGGGCAGCGATGGAGTTAATCGTTATGATTTTGAAAAAGCATTATTGGATATTGAAGATTGGAAAAAAATGAAGGGCAAAAGCCTTGAACAAAACGAAAAGAAAATCCTGAAGCATATTTTCCAGAACTTCTGA
- a CDS encoding TonB-dependent receptor: protein MRKILTLLTVALTLSIVSLAQLKNGRIAGKVIDGNTKTIESATITLIKAKDSSVAKISVANKEGNFVFENVAEGSYMVSITAVGHAKGFSEKFEINSANSSVTLKTIELIPVSKELSGVSVAAKKPLIEQKIDRTIVNVEASASNVGTSALEVLEKSPGISVDKDGNISLKGKQGVQVYIDGRPSYLSGTDLANYLRSIGSNQLDQIEIMTNPPAKYDAAGNSGIINIKTKKTKQLGYSGSFSSTWSQGRYPKVNESFMFNYRKNKVNLFTNLGYTNRKNFQDLDIQRKFIDASTDEVRSLFEQESRIKEHSQSLNTKLGMDYFVNKKTTLGVVLTGFYNPGTFSNNSDVLIYDANKVLQSQTLASTSNDKKWKNFSGNFNFRHVFDSTGKELTADLDYINYKSENAQYLINAYYDTHGDPIAKADTLLGSLPQNINILTAKMDYLHPMKKGAKFEAGVKTSFVKTDNNAIYDSLNYGIKVPDIGRSNHFIYEENVNAAYVNFSKPLSKKLTGQFGLRLENTIAKGNLITTGEKFNRNYTQLFPTAYFQYVVNKNNNLGLNYGRRINRPNYQDLNPFIMFLDKYTFEQGNPNLQPQFSHNVELSHTYKSFLTTTLNYTRTTDIINEVLEQNTDENETFIKKANIAKQRQYGIAVSANGQVTKWWSGNLYVNVFNNKFEGIVNGDSVEIGATTAMANINNQFKFSKTWGGELSGFFRTPGVDGVFKIQSMGMLNVGVTKQIIKGKGTLRLVVRDVLYSQKAKGTIKYSNIDASFQQKRDSRQVALGFTYRFSKGKVGGAKRRTSGASDEQNRVKVGGE from the coding sequence ATGAGAAAGATTCTGACTCTACTGACAGTCGCACTAACCTTATCCATCGTCAGTTTGGCTCAATTGAAAAATGGACGAATAGCTGGAAAAGTAATTGACGGCAACACTAAAACCATTGAGTCCGCCACCATTACTTTAATAAAAGCAAAAGATTCTTCTGTTGCAAAAATTTCTGTTGCTAACAAAGAAGGAAATTTTGTTTTTGAAAATGTAGCTGAAGGAAGTTATATGGTTTCAATTACTGCTGTTGGTCATGCAAAAGGTTTCTCAGAAAAATTTGAGATCAATTCTGCTAATTCATCTGTTACATTAAAAACAATTGAATTGATTCCTGTTTCAAAGGAACTAAGCGGCGTTTCAGTAGCTGCCAAAAAACCTTTGATAGAGCAAAAGATTGATAGAACGATCGTGAATGTAGAAGCTTCAGCATCTAACGTAGGTACATCTGCATTAGAAGTATTGGAAAAATCTCCTGGTATTTCTGTTGATAAAGATGGCAACATCAGCCTGAAAGGAAAACAAGGGGTGCAGGTTTATATTGATGGCCGTCCTTCTTATTTATCAGGTACTGATTTGGCAAATTATCTGCGCAGCATTGGTAGTAATCAACTTGATCAGATCGAGATCATGACCAATCCTCCGGCAAAATATGATGCAGCAGGTAATAGTGGTATTATTAATATCAAAACCAAAAAGACCAAGCAATTAGGTTATTCAGGCAGTTTCTCTTCTACATGGAGTCAGGGCCGTTATCCGAAAGTGAATGAATCTTTCATGTTCAACTATAGGAAAAATAAAGTAAACCTGTTTACAAACTTGGGATATACTAACCGGAAGAATTTCCAGGACCTCGATATTCAAAGAAAATTTATTGATGCATCTACTGATGAAGTTCGTTCTCTCTTTGAACAGGAATCAAGAATAAAAGAACATTCTCAGTCCCTCAATACAAAGCTAGGAATGGATTATTTTGTAAATAAGAAAACTACGCTGGGCGTTGTACTTACGGGATTTTATAACCCCGGTACGTTCAGTAACAACAGTGATGTATTGATCTATGATGCTAACAAGGTGTTGCAAAGCCAGACATTAGCAAGTACTTCAAATGATAAGAAATGGAAAAACTTCAGTGGTAATTTTAATTTCCGTCATGTCTTTGATTCTACAGGTAAAGAATTAACAGCAGACCTTGATTATATCAATTATAAGAGTGAAAATGCACAGTATCTGATCAATGCTTATTATGATACACATGGTGATCCTATTGCCAAAGCAGATACATTGTTGGGTAGCTTACCGCAGAATATAAATATCCTCACGGCTAAGATGGATTATTTACATCCGATGAAGAAAGGTGCAAAGTTTGAAGCAGGTGTTAAAACCAGTTTTGTAAAAACAGATAACAATGCAATCTATGACAGCCTGAACTACGGCATTAAAGTCCCTGATATCGGGAGAAGTAATCATTTTATTTATGAGGAGAATGTGAATGCTGCGTATGTGAATTTTTCAAAACCACTCAGCAAAAAATTAACCGGGCAGTTTGGTTTGAGATTAGAAAATACAATTGCAAAAGGAAACCTCATAACAACTGGCGAGAAATTCAACCGGAACTATACACAGCTTTTCCCTACTGCTTACTTCCAATACGTAGTAAATAAAAACAACAATCTTGGATTAAATTATGGCCGTCGTATCAATCGTCCAAATTATCAAGATCTGAATCCATTTATTATGTTCCTTGATAAATACACATTTGAACAGGGTAATCCGAACTTGCAACCACAGTTTTCACACAATGTAGAGTTGAGTCATACATACAAATCATTTTTAACAACAACATTGAACTATACACGTACTACCGACATCATCAATGAAGTATTGGAGCAGAATACAGACGAGAATGAAACTTTTATAAAGAAAGCAAATATTGCAAAGCAACGACAGTATGGAATAGCTGTAAGTGCAAATGGCCAGGTTACAAAATGGTGGAGCGGAAATCTATATGTAAATGTTTTCAACAACAAGTTTGAAGGAATTGTAAATGGTGATTCTGTTGAGATCGGCGCTACAACAGCAATGGCGAATATCAACAACCAGTTTAAGTTCAGCAAAACATGGGGCGGTGAGTTGAGCGGTTTCTTCAGAACACCGGGTGTGGATGGTGTTTTTAAAATCCAATCAATGGGTATGCTGAATGTCGGAGTAACCAAGCAGATCATAAAAGGAAAAGGCACACTCAGACTTGTAGTTCGTGATGTATTGTATTCGCAAAAAGCAAAAGGTACTATCAAGTACAGTAATATCGATGCATCATTCCAGCAGAAACGTGACTCAAGACAAGTTGCATTAGGATTCACTTATCGTTTCAGCAAAGGAAAAGTTGGCGGAGCAAAAAGAAGAACCAGTGGTGCAAGCGATGAACAGAACCGTGTGAAGGTAGGAGGTGAGTAA